One segment of Candidatus Pelagibacter ubique HTCC1062 DNA contains the following:
- a CDS encoding DegT/DnrJ/EryC1/StrS family aminotransferase: protein MKILNIRMTKMYKYPLLTNAFNSKDINEGIKVLKTRFITMSKVTEKFEDYFAKKMGSKYAVMTNSGSSANLLALSCLTHPFNKEKLSSKDEVIIPAICWSTTLWPIIQNNLKPIFVDVDLNSFNIDTAKIISKINKRTKAIMLVHVLGTSANMTKLVKIAKKYKLKIIEDTCESLGAEYNNKKLGTIGNFGTYSFYYSHQITSGEGGMIVCDNLQDYNILKTLRSHGWSRNTSFHNYYKKKYKMLDDKFLFIGPGYNVRPTDIQAAIALNQFKRLNKFIKIRNNNRSRIIKTLQKHKKWDNQFKFVSVDKKIKPSWFGLPIQINDKFFKSKKKFLNFLSTKGIETRPIISGNFLNQPASKIYKFKSKKKDFINANEIEKKGFFIGLHTKPLKNDELKFIVENLLNINLFK, encoded by the coding sequence ATGAAGATATTAAATATAAGAATGACTAAAATGTATAAATACCCACTCTTGACTAATGCATTCAATTCAAAAGACATAAATGAAGGTATTAAAGTTTTAAAAACTAGATTTATAACAATGTCAAAAGTTACAGAAAAATTTGAAGACTATTTCGCAAAAAAAATGGGATCTAAGTATGCTGTTATGACCAATTCAGGATCTTCTGCTAATTTATTAGCTTTGTCATGCTTAACACATCCGTTTAATAAAGAAAAATTATCATCAAAAGATGAGGTAATAATCCCCGCTATTTGCTGGTCAACAACTTTATGGCCTATAATCCAAAATAATCTAAAACCAATATTTGTAGATGTCGATTTGAACAGTTTTAATATAGATACAGCCAAGATTATTAGTAAAATAAATAAACGAACAAAAGCAATAATGTTAGTACACGTTCTTGGCACATCAGCTAATATGACAAAATTAGTTAAAATTGCAAAAAAGTATAAACTTAAAATTATTGAGGACACATGTGAAAGTTTGGGTGCAGAATATAATAATAAAAAATTAGGTACAATTGGAAATTTCGGTACTTATTCATTTTACTATTCTCATCAAATAACTTCTGGGGAAGGGGGGATGATTGTTTGTGATAATTTACAAGATTATAATATTTTAAAAACTTTAAGATCACACGGCTGGTCTAGAAATACATCTTTTCACAATTATTATAAGAAAAAATATAAAATGTTAGACGATAAATTTCTATTTATAGGACCTGGCTACAACGTTAGACCTACAGATATTCAAGCCGCAATAGCTTTAAATCAATTTAAAAGACTAAATAAATTTATCAAAATTAGAAATAATAACCGTAGTAGAATAATTAAGACTCTACAAAAACACAAAAAATGGGATAATCAATTTAAGTTTGTAAGTGTAGATAAAAAAATAAAACCAAGTTGGTTTGGTTTGCCTATTCAAATTAATGATAAATTTTTTAAGAGTAAAAAAAAATTTTTAAATTTTTTATCTACTAAAGGTATTGAAACAAGGCCAATTATAAGTGGAAATTTTTTGAATCAACCTGCGTCTAAAATTTATAAGTTTAAGTCTAAAAAAAAAGATTTTATAAATGCTAATGAAATTGAAAAAAAAGGTTTTTTTATTGGTTTGCACACCAAACCACTAAAAAATGATGAACTAAAATTTATTGTTGAAAATCTTTTAAATATCAACTTATTTAAATGA
- a CDS encoding FkbM family methyltransferase, with protein MRKLIINLYKIKILKRLVPSVLKIFLKIMNKSDIIINHNNLLLKLNLKNPIDREIYLRDAYENQQIKYLRELIIKEEVEIFIDIGSHMGFYTLNLSQLVKSAYSFEPIIENFNQLKENMKINNFKNVKIYNLALSNIKKKIIMWVPNKDKTGGFSIYNKQDEELKKYANNSIYKKKVSCDILDEILIFKKKKIVIKIDVERHEKNVIEGAINLLKKNNVLLQVEIFKSRKKDVFKILKKIGYKFIKNVNKDHYFKNY; from the coding sequence ATGAGAAAATTAATTATCAACTTGTATAAAATCAAAATATTAAAACGACTAGTTCCATCAGTATTGAAGATATTTTTAAAAATTATGAATAAGTCTGACATTATTATTAATCATAATAATTTGTTATTAAAATTAAACTTGAAAAATCCAATCGATAGAGAAATATACCTAAGAGATGCTTATGAAAATCAGCAAATAAAATATTTAAGAGAACTAATTATTAAAGAGGAAGTGGAAATATTTATAGATATTGGTTCTCATATGGGCTTTTACACGTTAAATTTATCTCAATTAGTTAAAAGTGCCTATTCATTTGAGCCTATAATAGAAAATTTCAATCAATTAAAAGAAAATATGAAAATTAATAATTTTAAAAATGTTAAGATATACAACCTAGCATTATCTAATATAAAAAAAAAAATTATAATGTGGGTACCAAATAAAGATAAAACAGGTGGATTTTCTATATATAATAAACAAGACGAAGAGCTTAAAAAATATGCAAATAATTCAATATATAAAAAAAAAGTATCTTGCGATATATTGGATGAAATATTAATTTTTAAAAAAAAGAAAATTGTCATTAAAATAGATGTCGAAAGGCATGAAAAAAATGTAATAGAGGGTGCTATAAACCTATTAAAGAAAAATAATGTTTTATTACAGGTTGAAATATTTAAAAGTCGTAAAAAAGATGTTTTTAAAATATTAAAAAAAATAGGTTATAAATTTATTAAAAATGTTAATAAAGATCACTATTTTAAAAATTACTAA
- a CDS encoding GIY-YIG nuclease family protein: protein MLKSISAGYKKTYVGYTNNLELRLNKHNSNNGAKATKGYKWILIYSKKFRDKKEAMSFEYKLKNNKNLRKELLKKSL, encoded by the coding sequence ATGCTCAAATCTATTTCAGCAGGTTATAAAAAGACTTACGTTGGTTATACAAATAATTTAGAGCTAAGACTGAATAAACACAATTCTAATAATGGTGCTAAAGCCACAAAGGGATATAAATGGATTTTAATTTATAGTAAAAAATTTAGAGATAAAAAGGAAGCTATGTCATTTGAGTATAAACTTAAAAATAATAAGAATTTAAGAAAAGAATTATTAAAAAAATCTCTATAA
- a CDS encoding NAD-dependent epimerase/dehydratase family protein, translating into MKIGITGSSGNLGSYLKNQFREYKLDYFNGRIENKSDVNKWIEGKSFDAIIHLAAIVPTSVVNKHKNKALDVNFYGTKNLIDSINKLHKKKIWFFYASTSHVYPFNKIAAKEVTKTKPISYYGKTKLLGEQYILKKTKKISPCIARIFSYTTKNQDKEFIIPSIINKLNTKNNIIKFSNMNHVRDFLAIEDICTAIKVLFKNKAVGIFNICSNKKINLTNIANVINSKYKKELIFDNNESTILFGNNNKILKLGWLPRKIDYENYLLKVI; encoded by the coding sequence ATGAAAATAGGCATAACTGGATCAAGTGGCAATTTAGGATCTTATTTAAAAAATCAATTTAGAGAATATAAGCTAGATTATTTTAATGGAAGAATTGAAAATAAGAGTGATGTTAATAAATGGATTGAGGGAAAAAGTTTTGATGCTATAATTCATTTGGCTGCAATTGTACCAACCTCCGTTGTAAATAAACATAAAAATAAAGCATTAGATGTAAATTTTTATGGAACTAAAAACTTAATTGATTCAATAAATAAACTTCACAAAAAAAAAATATGGTTTTTTTATGCCTCAACATCTCACGTTTATCCATTTAATAAAATTGCTGCAAAAGAAGTTACTAAAACAAAACCTATTTCATATTATGGTAAAACTAAATTACTAGGTGAACAATATATTTTAAAAAAAACAAAAAAAATTAGTCCATGCATAGCTAGGATATTTAGCTATACAACTAAAAACCAAGATAAAGAATTTATTATTCCAAGTATAATTAACAAACTTAATACAAAAAATAATATAATTAAATTTTCAAATATGAATCATGTGCGTGATTTTTTAGCTATAGAAGATATATGTACTGCCATAAAAGTTTTATTTAAGAATAAAGCCGTAGGTATCTTCAATATTTGCTCTAATAAAAAGATCAATTTAACCAATATAGCAAATGTAATTAATTCAAAATATAAAAAAGAATTAATATTTGATAATAATGAATCTACAATCTTATTTGGTAATAATAATAAAATCCTAAAATTAGGATGGTTACCTAGAAAGATTGATTATGAAAATTATTTATTAAAGGTAATATAA
- a CDS encoding GNAT family N-acetyltransferase, which yields MIRKLEQKDKENWNKLYNGYADFYKVPMNTGILDTLWGWIHDESHDVKGLCFELEGKIVGIAHYRTMPRPIKGQYIGFLDDLFVEPEFRGQKIAQKLISHLKSLSETNNWDGIRWITHSSNENAKKLYDKIANNTGFELYELKGN from the coding sequence ATGATTAGAAAATTAGAGCAAAAAGACAAAGAAAATTGGAATAAATTATACAATGGTTATGCTGATTTCTACAAAGTCCCAATGAATACAGGGATTTTAGACACTCTTTGGGGCTGGATTCACGATGAAAGCCACGATGTTAAGGGTCTTTGCTTTGAATTAGAGGGTAAAATCGTTGGAATTGCTCATTACAGAACAATGCCAAGACCAATTAAGGGTCAATATATTGGTTTTTTAGACGATTTGTTCGTAGAGCCAGAATTTAGAGGTCAAAAAATAGCTCAAAAACTTATTAGTCACCTAAAGTCATTATCTGAAACCAATAATTGGGATGGAATTCGTTGGATCACCCACTCCTCCAATGAAAATGCAAAGAAATTATACGATAAAATAGCTAATAATACTGGATTTGAACTCTATGAACTTAAAGGGAACTAA
- a CDS encoding glycosyltransferase family protein, with translation MKISILLPYKENFSSEYAGAVSIFINDTVLKSKYKKTTNVYGNTDFKKDLLKNYINLSLNKKKLLESSSNFYVNNFIKKRSVINSDIIEIHNRPNYVKKILKIKKSKKILYFHNNPLEMNGSKSIKQRLFLIENLDQIIFNSEWTKKQFLFNLPKVYIKVQKLTVIYQSTIKPKIDLKKKQNIITFIGKLNSAKGYDIFGEAAIKILNEFPNWNVEVVGDESREKIYFKHNRFNLNGFQNHKNVLKILKKTSISVVCSRWNEPFGRTSLESSSHGCATIISSRGGLPETTSDALILRKIDSTNLYILIKKLIIDEKLRNNLQINSIKNFYLTNKFVSKLIDDTRERLSIKYFIKKNKKLKILHITNFNERHNGRLFYNTGRRINNGLVRSNHSVLTISDRDIVSYHRSLKDFDGSKKLNSKIIDTIANYLPDLIILGHADLVSLSTLKFIKKNYPSIKITQWFLDKMNEGWKKNKRRFLDKIELMDCSFCTTSPDALSFPKKYKIFYMPNPADSSFETLKCYDNKYPVYDLFFAMSHGVHRGILKKGKFDQRSLIIKELIKKNPNIKFNLHGLGDEQPVWSDDFKLSLKKSKMALNLSQGKPTKYYSSDRIAQLIGNGILTFVDIKTKLKKFFSNDEVIFYKSMNDLSKKINFYKVNHKIRNKIAKKGQEKYLKYFNSNKIANFIIDKSMNLKKKNKYFWE, from the coding sequence ATGAAAATATCAATATTACTCCCTTATAAAGAAAATTTTTCATCTGAATATGCAGGTGCAGTTTCTATATTTATAAATGATACTGTTTTAAAAAGTAAATATAAAAAAACAACAAATGTATATGGAAATACTGATTTTAAAAAAGATTTATTAAAAAATTATATTAATTTATCATTAAATAAAAAAAAATTACTTGAGAGTAGCAGTAATTTTTATGTTAATAATTTTATAAAAAAAAGAAGTGTGATTAATTCAGATATAATAGAAATACATAATAGACCCAATTACGTAAAAAAAATTCTAAAAATTAAAAAATCTAAAAAAATTTTATACTTTCATAATAATCCTCTTGAAATGAATGGATCCAAATCAATTAAACAAAGATTGTTTTTGATCGAAAATCTTGATCAAATTATATTTAATAGTGAATGGACTAAAAAACAGTTCTTATTTAATTTGCCAAAAGTTTATATTAAAGTTCAAAAATTAACTGTTATCTATCAGTCAACAATAAAACCTAAGATAGATTTAAAAAAAAAACAAAATATTATAACTTTTATTGGAAAATTAAACTCTGCAAAAGGGTACGATATCTTTGGTGAAGCAGCTATCAAAATATTAAATGAATTTCCAAATTGGAATGTGGAAGTTGTAGGTGATGAATCTCGAGAAAAAATTTATTTCAAACATAATCGTTTTAACCTTAATGGTTTTCAAAACCATAAAAATGTTCTTAAAATTTTAAAAAAAACCTCCATATCTGTTGTTTGTTCAAGATGGAATGAACCTTTTGGAAGAACAAGCCTTGAATCATCTAGCCATGGATGTGCGACAATCATTAGTAGTAGAGGTGGATTACCCGAAACAACTTCGGATGCGTTAATTTTAAGAAAAATTGATTCTACTAATCTGTATATCTTAATTAAAAAATTAATTATTGATGAAAAACTAAGGAATAATTTACAAATAAATTCAATTAAGAATTTTTATCTTACTAATAAATTTGTATCAAAACTAATAGATGATACTAGAGAAAGACTATCAATAAAATATTTTATTAAAAAGAATAAAAAATTAAAGATACTTCATATTACAAACTTTAATGAACGCCATAATGGTAGATTATTTTATAATACTGGTAGAAGAATAAATAATGGACTAGTTCGATCAAATCATTCAGTTTTAACAATAAGTGATAGAGATATAGTGAGTTATCATAGATCACTTAAAGATTTTGATGGTTCAAAAAAACTTAACTCAAAAATTATTGACACGATTGCCAATTATCTTCCTGATTTAATTATTCTTGGTCATGCTGACTTGGTCAGTTTATCTACATTAAAGTTTATAAAAAAAAATTATCCATCAATTAAAATTACACAATGGTTTTTAGATAAAATGAATGAAGGTTGGAAAAAAAATAAAAGACGATTTCTTGATAAAATAGAGTTAATGGATTGTAGTTTTTGCACCACATCTCCTGATGCTCTATCTTTTCCTAAAAAATATAAAATTTTTTACATGCCCAATCCTGCAGATAGTTCATTTGAAACTCTAAAATGCTATGATAATAAATATCCCGTATATGACCTTTTTTTTGCGATGTCTCATGGTGTACACCGAGGTATTTTAAAAAAAGGCAAATTTGATCAACGAAGCTTAATTATAAAAGAATTAATAAAAAAAAACCCTAACATAAAATTTAATTTACATGGCTTGGGTGATGAACAGCCCGTATGGTCAGACGACTTTAAATTATCTTTAAAAAAATCAAAGATGGCTCTCAATTTAAGTCAAGGAAAACCAACGAAATATTATTCTAGTGATAGAATTGCCCAATTAATAGGAAATGGAATTTTAACTTTTGTTGATATAAAAACTAAATTGAAGAAATTTTTTTCTAATGATGAGGTAATTTTTTATAAATCGATGAATGATCTTTCGAAAAAAATAAATTTCTATAAGGTAAATCACAAAATAAGAAATAAGATTGCAAAAAAAGGACAAGAGAAATATCTCAAATATTTTAATTCAAACAAAATTGCTAATTTTATAATTGATAAAAGCATGAATTTGAAAAAAAAAAATAAATATTTTTGGGAATAA
- a CDS encoding glycosyltransferase family 9 protein, which yields MKKILIFKKDRIGDFLNISPILYNLKHNFPEAHITIVCSSYNYSIAKHYTFINKFLIFKHSALFFLIKNYSSFFFNKYDLILQLDSKNSSYLLAALIRAHKKASIKFIKYKNFFGINIIKKRPSFLISLFYNFFLTSNENYDHPNNKKNHYLSLYLQILKQLNIKIHSEKHYLPYMPTKNIYLNNYYNIHIDERWSFFKKPFLERFEKKLSDLVIDNTVVLTSNLGGNDFFNFLFFKYKNNKNIYFNNKATVNELINIIYYSHSVISSHTGLTVHIAAAFDKKIIDIVSPKIFNELDRWIPISSNYQRFNFENFFFE from the coding sequence ATGAAAAAAATTCTAATTTTTAAAAAAGATAGAATAGGTGACTTCCTAAATATTTCTCCAATATTATACAATTTAAAACATAATTTTCCTGAAGCACATATTACTATAGTATGCTCTTCTTACAATTACTCGATTGCAAAACATTACACATTTATAAATAAATTTTTGATTTTTAAACATTCTGCTTTATTTTTCTTGATAAAGAATTATTCATCTTTCTTCTTTAATAAATATGATCTTATTTTACAATTAGATTCAAAAAATTCATCGTATTTATTGGCCGCACTTATTAGGGCTCATAAAAAAGCTAGTATCAAATTTATTAAATATAAGAATTTTTTTGGTATAAATATTATTAAAAAACGACCTTCATTTTTAATATCATTATTCTATAATTTTTTTTTAACATCTAATGAAAATTATGATCACCCAAATAATAAAAAAAACCATTATTTATCACTATATCTTCAGATACTAAAACAACTTAATATAAAAATACATTCTGAGAAACATTACTTACCCTATATGCCTACTAAAAATATTTACTTAAATAATTACTATAATATTCACATTGATGAAAGATGGTCATTTTTTAAAAAACCTTTTTTAGAAAGATTTGAAAAAAAGCTTTCAGATCTAGTTATTGATAATACTGTTGTTCTAACCTCTAACCTCGGTGGAAATGATTTTTTCAATTTTCTCTTCTTTAAATACAAAAATAATAAAAATATTTATTTTAATAATAAAGCCACTGTAAATGAGTTAATTAATATTATTTATTATTCTCATTCAGTTATTAGTAGCCACACTGGTTTAACCGTTCACATTGCGGCAGCATTTGATAAAAAAATTATTGATATTGTTTCACCTAAAATTTTTAATGAATTAGATAGGTGGATACCTATTAGTAGTAACTATCAGAGATTTAATTTTGAAAATTTTTTTTTTGAATGA
- the recJ gene encoding single-stranded-DNA-specific exonuclease RecJ: MISVSGKKWEQKKINQNIVDKLKQEHDFSEILSRLIISRKFDNDEIATINTDLDLNNVFLNNKDFSQSINLVVNSINNNEKICILGDYDVDGSAATSLFVKFFEDINHPFFYYIPDREKDGYGATKKLFQKLILEKPKLIIMVDCGSTSNEAIDFLNENEIKSLIIDHHEINKPFPNANSIINPKKDNSYKEYDYLCATTLTYFFLDLLIKKIKTKINISDYLIYVLLATVCDVMPLRKLNRLIALNALKNFDITKNLPLSTLFDLNEKKNKININDLGYLIGPILNAGGRLGKSQYATELLSSNNDQVIKDRSTYLIKLNNKRKEIENLLLNEIDFKKIEKENKEVIIYYNPNINEGLIGIIAARLKDYFNKPSIVITASNELLKGSARSVYNYNIGRIIKNLLDKDIIINGGGHNMAAGFTLNKANLKDFENYILEDFLKSNTVNNNIFSYESEVSPLAFNQDFYDDIKKLEPFGTGNSVPTFMLRDLKIIKPIVLNNKHISVILKSKTGFSIKSISFNTINTMIGEHLMSYKNNINVIGQIGENIWNNKKTLQLTIRDLIL; the protein is encoded by the coding sequence ATGATTTCTGTTTCAGGTAAGAAGTGGGAACAAAAAAAAATTAATCAGAATATTGTTGATAAATTAAAACAAGAACATGATTTTAGTGAAATTTTATCTAGATTAATTATTTCAAGAAAATTTGATAATGATGAAATAGCAACAATCAATACAGATTTAGATTTAAACAATGTTTTTTTAAATAATAAAGATTTCAGTCAATCTATTAACCTTGTTGTAAATTCCATCAATAATAATGAAAAAATATGCATTTTAGGTGATTATGACGTTGATGGCTCTGCAGCTACATCTTTATTTGTTAAATTTTTTGAAGATATAAATCATCCATTTTTTTACTATATACCTGATAGAGAAAAAGATGGTTATGGAGCTACCAAAAAACTATTCCAAAAACTGATCTTAGAAAAGCCTAAATTAATTATTATGGTGGATTGTGGCTCAACATCTAATGAAGCAATAGATTTTTTAAATGAGAATGAAATAAAATCTTTAATCATTGATCATCACGAAATTAATAAGCCTTTTCCAAATGCAAATTCAATTATAAACCCAAAAAAAGATAATAGTTATAAAGAATATGACTATTTGTGTGCAACTACACTTACATATTTTTTTTTAGATTTATTGATTAAAAAAATCAAAACTAAAATAAATATATCTGATTATTTGATATATGTTTTGTTGGCTACAGTATGTGATGTTATGCCTTTAAGAAAACTTAATAGATTAATTGCATTAAATGCCCTTAAAAATTTTGATATAACAAAAAATTTACCACTAAGTACTTTGTTTGACTTAAATGAAAAAAAAAATAAAATTAATATTAATGATTTAGGCTATTTAATTGGCCCTATATTAAACGCTGGTGGTAGGTTGGGTAAGTCACAATATGCTACGGAATTATTATCTTCTAATAACGATCAGGTTATCAAAGATAGGTCTACTTATTTAATTAAATTGAATAATAAAAGAAAAGAAATAGAAAATTTGCTATTAAATGAAATTGATTTTAAAAAAATTGAAAAAGAAAATAAAGAAGTAATAATTTATTATAATCCAAATATAAACGAAGGTTTAATTGGAATTATTGCAGCAAGATTAAAAGATTACTTTAATAAACCCTCCATTGTTATTACAGCATCTAATGAATTATTAAAAGGATCTGCAAGATCAGTTTATAATTATAATATTGGTCGCATAATTAAAAATTTACTAGATAAAGATATAATTATAAATGGTGGTGGTCATAATATGGCTGCAGGATTTACGCTAAATAAAGCAAATCTTAAAGATTTTGAAAATTATATATTAGAGGATTTTTTAAAATCTAATACTGTAAATAATAATATATTTTCATATGAATCAGAAGTTTCGCCATTAGCATTTAATCAAGATTTTTATGATGATATAAAAAAATTAGAACCTTTTGGTACAGGAAACTCAGTACCCACATTCATGCTAAGAGATCTAAAAATAATTAAACCAATAGTTCTAAATAACAAGCATATATCTGTAATATTAAAATCAAAAACAGGATTTTCAATTAAATCAATATCGTTTAATACTATTAATACTATGATTGGTGAACACTTAATGAGTTATAAAAATAACATTAATGTAATAGGCCAAATCGGAGAGAATATCTGGAATAATAAAAAAACTCTTCAATTAACTATTAGAGACCTTATCCTATAA
- a CDS encoding methylated-DNA--[protein]-cysteine S-methyltransferase produces MNLKGTKLQLKVWNYLKKIPKGKVKTYLEVAKAIGKPKAFRAVANAVGKNPYPTKIPCHRVIRSDGSLGGYSGKGGIQQKRRLLRSEKVFIK; encoded by the coding sequence ATGAACTTAAAGGGAACTAAGCTTCAGCTAAAAGTTTGGAATTACCTAAAGAAAATACCCAAAGGTAAAGTTAAAACCTACTTGGAAGTTGCTAAAGCTATTGGAAAACCTAAGGCATTCAGAGCTGTTGCTAATGCAGTGGGTAAAAACCCCTATCCAACTAAAATACCCTGTCATCGAGTAATCAGATCAGATGGAAGTCTAGGCGGATACTCTGGAAAAGGTGGAATTCAACAAAAACGACGTTTATTGAGATCAGAAAAAGTCTTCATAAAATAG
- a CDS encoding polysaccharide deacetylase family protein: MSTSNKVPILMYHSISDSKNSLSLSVDKFYNQMNFMKKKGYNTINLNEINQNDKNKFIITFDDGYEDVLINALPILKKFDFKATCFFVTDYLNLHNIWDQHKNDFILLKTMSKIQVDEWLKNGMTIGSHTSSHKNLQKININEKISQISRSKNFFKEEFNIDVKFFSYPYGSYDNETVKIIKKYYEFAVTTKRSRYIKDKFNEYLLPRVPVNKNDSLVKFFLKIKTPYEDIKYKND; encoded by the coding sequence ATGAGTACTTCTAATAAAGTACCAATTTTAATGTATCATTCTATATCAGATAGTAAAAACTCTCTAAGTCTTTCGGTTGATAAATTTTATAATCAGATGAATTTTATGAAAAAAAAAGGCTATAACACCATCAATTTAAATGAAATTAATCAAAATGATAAAAATAAATTTATTATTACTTTTGACGATGGTTACGAGGATGTTTTGATAAATGCTTTACCTATATTAAAAAAATTTGATTTTAAAGCTACATGCTTTTTTGTAACTGATTATTTGAATCTTCATAACATTTGGGATCAACACAAAAATGATTTTATTTTATTAAAAACTATGAGTAAAATACAAGTTGATGAGTGGTTAAAAAATGGTATGACAATTGGATCTCACACCTCCTCACATAAAAATTTACAAAAAATTAATATAAATGAAAAAATTAGTCAGATATCAAGATCTAAGAATTTTTTTAAGGAAGAATTTAACATTGATGTAAAATTTTTTTCATATCCTTATGGATCATATGATAATGAAACTGTTAAAATCATTAAGAAATATTATGAATTTGCTGTAACAACAAAAAGATCCAGGTATATAAAAGATAAATTTAATGAATATCTTTTACCCAGAGTTCCTGTTAATAAAAATGACAGTTTAGTTAAATTTTTTTTAAAAATAAAAACACCCTATGAAGATATTAAATATAAGAATGACTAA
- a CDS encoding site-specific integrase, protein MNEIITDINALKKETLLNLQSSKSINTARAYKSDFTDFSLFCVKNGFKSLPSEPKIVSLYLTYLSTKEVKMSTLKRRLVSIGVIHKLKGHYLDTKHPAIIENIMGIKRRKGSIQKGKKPLLINNLKQIIDVIDQQKKEEIKKIRDRSIILIGFSGGFRRNEIVSLDFDDLDFVSEGLKINIKRSKTDQFGEGFTKALPYFDSSQYCPVVSLRNWLEISRIKSGSVFRRFIKGSKLSENRLTDQTVALLIKEYLSMLGIDTKNYSGHSLRSGFATSAAESGVEERNIMAMTGHKSTEMVRRYIKDANLFRNNALNKIKI, encoded by the coding sequence ATGAATGAAATAATAACAGATATAAATGCCCTAAAGAAAGAAACATTATTAAACCTACAAAGTTCTAAGTCCATCAACACTGCAAGAGCATATAAATCAGACTTTACCGATTTTAGTTTATTTTGTGTCAAAAATGGATTTAAGTCTCTACCATCTGAGCCAAAAATAGTTTCGTTATACCTAACTTATTTATCAACAAAAGAAGTTAAAATGAGCACTTTAAAACGAAGGTTAGTATCAATTGGAGTTATTCATAAGTTAAAAGGTCATTATTTGGACACAAAACATCCTGCAATAATTGAAAATATTATGGGTATAAAAAGAAGAAAAGGTAGTATTCAAAAAGGGAAAAAACCTTTATTAATCAATAATTTAAAGCAAATAATTGATGTCATAGATCAACAAAAAAAAGAAGAAATTAAAAAAATTAGAGATAGGTCTATAATTTTAATAGGCTTTTCAGGTGGGTTTCGAAGAAATGAGATAGTTTCATTAGACTTTGATGACCTTGATTTTGTTTCAGAAGGTTTAAAAATTAATATCAAGAGGTCTAAAACAGACCAATTTGGTGAAGGTTTTACAAAAGCACTACCCTACTTTGACAGCTCTCAATATTGTCCTGTAGTCTCATTGAGAAACTGGCTAGAGATATCAAGGATAAAATCAGGCTCTGTATTTAGAAGATTTATTAAGGGATCAAAGTTATCAGAAAACAGATTAACAGATCAAACAGTAGCTTTGCTTATTAAGGAGTACTTAAGCATGTTAGGAATAGATACTAAGAATTATTCAGGTCACAGTCTAAGATCTGGATTTGCAACATCTGCTGCTGAGTCAGGCGTGGAAGAGCGAAATATTATGGCAATGACAGGTCATAAATCAACAGAAATGGTAAGAAGATATATTAAGGATGCAAATTTATTTAGAAATAATGCATTAAACAAAATAAAAATATAA